The following are from one region of the Paenibacillus sp. JZ16 genome:
- the ald gene encoding alanine dehydrogenase: MIIGVPKEIKNNESRVGMTPGTVVSFRNAGHEVLVQSGAGLGIGFTDEAYRAAGAKVVASAAEAWKAEMVVKVKEPLQEEYEYFQEDMILYTYLHLAPEPELTKALVDRKVSAVAYETIQLTDGSLPLLTPMSEVAGRMSIQIGAHFLEKAHGGKGVLLSGVPGVAPGKVTVIGGGIVGTNAARIALGLGADVSILDINPARLRQLDDLFQGRVKTIMSDPYHIAETVKAADLVVGAVLIPGARAPRLVTEEMVKEMSPGSVIVDVAIDQGGSIETIDRITTHDNPTYEKHGVIHYAVANMPGAVARTSTMALTNVTAPYGLRIASKGLRSAARHDKALAKGINVIEGKVTYEAVAAAHGYAYTSIDDYLLA, translated from the coding sequence ATGATCATTGGGGTTCCCAAAGAAATCAAAAATAACGAGAGCCGTGTAGGCATGACGCCGGGTACGGTCGTCAGTTTCAGGAATGCCGGGCACGAAGTGCTTGTTCAATCCGGGGCAGGCCTTGGGATCGGATTTACGGATGAAGCTTACAGAGCGGCTGGAGCCAAGGTGGTTGCTTCGGCTGCCGAAGCGTGGAAAGCCGAGATGGTTGTGAAGGTGAAGGAACCCCTGCAAGAGGAGTATGAATACTTTCAAGAGGATATGATCCTATATACGTATCTGCACTTGGCCCCCGAGCCGGAACTGACCAAAGCACTGGTCGACCGTAAGGTGAGTGCCGTTGCTTATGAAACGATACAATTAACGGATGGCAGCTTGCCGCTGCTGACACCGATGAGTGAAGTGGCAGGAAGAATGTCCATCCAAATCGGGGCGCATTTCCTGGAAAAAGCACATGGCGGCAAGGGTGTCCTTCTAAGCGGCGTACCTGGAGTCGCCCCGGGTAAGGTTACCGTTATCGGCGGCGGCATCGTTGGCACCAATGCGGCAAGAATTGCGCTGGGACTCGGTGCGGACGTCAGCATCCTCGATATTAATCCCGCCCGACTTCGTCAACTGGATGATCTTTTCCAAGGGCGGGTCAAAACGATTATGTCCGATCCGTATCATATTGCGGAAACGGTGAAGGCTGCCGACCTTGTCGTGGGTGCGGTATTAATCCCCGGTGCAAGGGCTCCTCGCCTCGTAACGGAAGAGATGGTAAAAGAGATGAGCCCGGGATCGGTCATCGTGGATGTGGCAATTGACCAAGGAGGCTCGATCGAGACGATCGACCGGATCACCACGCATGATAATCCGACTTATGAAAAGCATGGCGTTATTCATTATGCGGTAGCCAACATGCCGGGCGCCGTAGCCAGAACCTCCACCATGGCACTGACCAATGTAACGGCACCGTATGGGTTGAGAATAGCAAGTAAAGGGCTCCGGTCTGCCGCTCGTCATGATAAAGCGCTTGCCAAGGGCATCAATGTCATCGAGGGCAAGGTAACCTATGAAGCGGTTGCGGCGGCTCATGGTTATGCGTATACCAGCATTGACGATTATTTGCTGGCATAG
- a CDS encoding DUF4871 domain-containing protein → MKTEQELQPDWIQELASSPFNEPMFTEEMRSSVLNNAANGSVRMGRKKRRSPTRLRIMTASVFMLLLIVAAWGWRESPVIQQLIPIKGWGNAADWAPRSVYTEDGVDKLQAFPGGDNVAGSPAGAWWNLLTPIQDLEGKTIRISAVHRDTGITLEELAETKITSDMAYNDFTRVSSRFALPLSGLWRFDVMVDQEKYGDIVVDVPDSSWEPSPSFVSAASEDPVEAMLSSKYPPTEMTGIEGRLGFIDPGFIAGQPNKYMWHFWGREEELKGELLIAAVKKDTTEIIDVFKTRINPYPHNGADAAIPTSMSLPSPGLWRIMVSINGQLFDSVIVEVDKP, encoded by the coding sequence GTGAAGACCGAACAAGAGCTGCAGCCCGATTGGATTCAGGAACTCGCTTCTTCTCCATTTAACGAGCCGATGTTCACCGAAGAGATGAGATCCAGTGTATTAAACAACGCTGCTAATGGCTCTGTAAGAATGGGCAGAAAAAAACGGAGGTCTCCAACACGTCTGCGTATTATGACCGCAAGTGTGTTCATGCTTCTTCTAATCGTGGCGGCATGGGGATGGCGTGAATCACCCGTGATTCAACAGCTGATCCCGATCAAGGGTTGGGGGAATGCTGCCGATTGGGCTCCCCGCAGCGTGTACACGGAGGATGGCGTAGATAAACTTCAGGCATTTCCGGGCGGGGATAATGTCGCGGGCTCTCCAGCCGGTGCCTGGTGGAATCTTCTAACCCCCATTCAAGATCTTGAAGGGAAAACGATCCGCATATCCGCCGTACACCGGGATACGGGCATTACCCTTGAAGAGCTAGCTGAGACGAAGATTACTTCCGATATGGCATACAATGACTTTACGCGAGTATCTTCCCGTTTTGCCCTGCCGCTCTCCGGTTTATGGCGTTTCGACGTAATGGTGGATCAGGAGAAGTACGGCGATATCGTGGTCGATGTGCCGGACAGCAGCTGGGAGCCGAGCCCGAGTTTCGTTTCGGCTGCTTCTGAAGACCCGGTGGAGGCGATGCTTTCCTCAAAATATCCTCCGACTGAAATGACGGGCATCGAAGGGCGTCTCGGCTTTATTGATCCGGGCTTTATCGCTGGCCAACCCAACAAATACATGTGGCACTTCTGGGGGCGTGAAGAGGAATTGAAGGGGGAGCTTCTCATCGCCGCCGTGAAAAAAGACACGACCGAGATCATTGATGTATTTAAAACTCGTATCAATCCTTATCCTCATAACGGCGCCGATGCAGCAATACCTACCTCCATGTCGCTGCCTTCGCCAGGACTATGGCGCATTATGGTCTCCATTAACGGTCAACTGTTCGACAGCGTCATTGTGGAGGTCGATAAACCATAA
- a CDS encoding response regulator, protein MIEILLVDDHPSVMEGTKVLLEQEKDMFVKLANTPERALELVSALHFDVMLIDMHMPGMNGIDLAKQILRIAPDAVMLIYTGFEVSNHFNLIMEAGLAGFVSKTSGKEQLVTAVRCALRGEVVLPLTLVKQLRRVTANGPERTAGAPAAQSITDKEYSILKEIARGKSNKEIAGTVIMSQRSLEYCLTNLFQKLNVKSRIEAALKAKQMGILSDSDFVQIS, encoded by the coding sequence ATGATCGAAATTTTATTGGTGGATGACCATCCCTCGGTGATGGAGGGAACCAAGGTTCTGCTTGAGCAGGAAAAGGATATGTTCGTGAAGCTTGCCAATACGCCGGAGCGGGCACTGGAGCTGGTGAGCGCGCTGCATTTTGACGTGATGCTGATTGATATGCATATGCCGGGCATGAACGGAATTGATTTGGCCAAGCAGATCCTCCGGATTGCTCCGGACGCGGTAATGCTGATTTATACGGGCTTTGAAGTCAGCAATCATTTTAATTTGATTATGGAGGCCGGACTGGCTGGATTTGTCTCGAAAACGTCGGGCAAAGAGCAGCTGGTAACGGCTGTTCGGTGTGCGCTGCGAGGAGAGGTCGTTCTGCCGTTGACACTCGTGAAGCAGCTCCGCCGCGTTACCGCAAATGGTCCGGAACGGACAGCAGGCGCGCCGGCAGCCCAGTCTATAACCGATAAAGAATATAGTATTCTCAAGGAAATCGCTCGCGGAAAGAGCAACAAAGAGATTGCGGGGACGGTGATCATGAGCCAGCGTTCACTCGAGTACTGCTTAACCAATCTCTTTCAAAAGTTGAATGTGAAGTCACGTATAGAAGCTGCCCTGAAGGCAAAGCAAATGGGAATCCTCTCGGATTCGGATTTTGTCCAGATAAGCTGA
- a CDS encoding methyl-accepting chemotaxis protein — MKRLKSLKSLFAMKLQSRMLLVILGSITIFLAVMMTYISMTTTEEALDSAKTLAVTTSEKIGALVQAELDDVMNSARTLAVSFVGMKESDTTNRSAVNEILRRNLEDNPSWKGIWTLWEPDAFDGQDNEYRNKQGSDHTGRMMSYWARTESGLERSVIEDYEHEGEGDFYLLAKNSGKEIIMDPYVFKVGNEDVMMTSLVVPIIDNGKTVGVVGVDISLAHLQSIMEQFRLFDTGYAHIYSNTGVIVTSPEDGLMGQTLEKAYPGKTVPLILDAIREGDVYTEEDAELYKLYTPIKTGLTETPWSAAIIIPMDEITAKSDALIISIIVAGAATLVAMAAVVVLLTRSIVKPLGVSVSIGEFMSKGDFTQEVPAAYLRRADEIGTLSRVFAQLLESMREMIGRVNMNASSVAAASQQLSAGAEELAVGSSSQAESVQTVSELFHEWSNAINSVASDASAASELVNQTSGIATEGSGIVQQSVEGMNRVRDQVAKLEADSQRIGEIIEVIDDIAKQTNLLALNATIEAARAGDQGRGFAVVADEVRKLAERSGGATKQIADIIKGMQKNTADSVEAVNQGVIHTEKAGEAFAYITSMVNESAGKVMDIAAASEEQAAQAAEVASAIETISSSTEETAATSEESAATAQSLAELAEELNHTVSAFKIS, encoded by the coding sequence ATGAAACGATTGAAGTCTTTGAAATCTCTGTTTGCAATGAAACTCCAGAGTCGTATGCTGCTTGTCATTTTGGGGTCGATCACGATTTTTCTAGCTGTCATGATGACTTATATCAGCATGACTACAACGGAGGAGGCTCTGGATTCGGCCAAGACGCTCGCGGTGACAACGAGTGAGAAGATTGGCGCTCTGGTACAAGCAGAGCTCGACGATGTGATGAACTCCGCACGTACATTGGCTGTAAGCTTTGTTGGAATGAAGGAGAGCGACACCACGAATCGCTCAGCCGTTAATGAAATATTGAGACGAAATCTGGAAGACAATCCTTCCTGGAAAGGGATCTGGACCTTATGGGAGCCGGATGCCTTTGATGGCCAGGATAACGAATACAGAAACAAACAGGGCAGTGACCATACGGGGCGAATGATGTCTTACTGGGCAAGAACGGAATCCGGCCTGGAACGTTCCGTCATCGAGGATTACGAGCACGAAGGGGAAGGTGACTTCTATCTCCTGGCGAAGAACAGCGGCAAGGAAATCATTATGGATCCGTACGTCTTCAAAGTAGGCAACGAAGATGTCATGATGACATCGCTCGTTGTTCCGATTATCGATAACGGCAAGACCGTCGGCGTGGTTGGCGTCGATATTTCCCTGGCGCATTTGCAAAGCATAATGGAGCAGTTCCGATTGTTCGATACGGGTTATGCTCATATCTATTCGAATACCGGCGTGATCGTAACGTCCCCGGAGGACGGATTGATGGGGCAGACGCTTGAGAAGGCATATCCTGGCAAGACGGTTCCTCTTATACTGGATGCGATTCGGGAAGGGGATGTCTATACCGAAGAAGATGCCGAGCTGTACAAGCTGTATACGCCCATTAAGACCGGATTGACGGAAACGCCATGGTCTGCCGCTATCATTATCCCGATGGATGAGATTACGGCGAAGTCGGATGCACTGATCATCTCCATTATCGTTGCTGGTGCAGCCACCTTGGTAGCTATGGCAGCTGTCGTAGTCCTGTTAACGAGATCCATCGTGAAGCCGTTGGGCGTTTCCGTTTCTATCGGCGAGTTCATGTCGAAGGGAGACTTCACGCAGGAGGTTCCTGCGGCTTATCTTCGCAGAGCCGACGAAATCGGCACATTGTCCCGTGTATTTGCGCAGCTGCTGGAGAGCATGCGGGAGATGATCGGCAGAGTGAACATGAACGCATCATCGGTAGCCGCCGCTTCACAGCAGCTGTCAGCTGGTGCCGAGGAACTGGCTGTTGGGAGCAGCAGTCAGGCTGAATCCGTGCAGACCGTCAGTGAGTTGTTCCATGAATGGTCGAATGCCATCAATTCGGTTGCAAGCGACGCCTCGGCAGCATCCGAGCTTGTAAATCAGACCTCCGGTATTGCAACGGAAGGCAGCGGCATCGTCCAGCAATCGGTGGAAGGCATGAATCGGGTACGGGATCAGGTTGCCAAACTCGAAGCGGACTCCCAGCGGATCGGTGAGATCATCGAGGTCATCGACGATATCGCCAAGCAGACCAACCTGCTTGCCCTTAATGCGACGATCGAGGCTGCTCGGGCCGGCGATCAAGGAAGAGGCTTCGCCGTGGTGGCGGATGAAGTGCGTAAGCTGGCCGAACGCAGTGGAGGGGCCACGAAGCAGATTGCCGATATCATCAAGGGCATGCAGAAGAATACGGCCGATAGCGTGGAGGCGGTGAATCAAGGCGTCATCCACACGGAAAAAGCCGGGGAAGCTTTTGCCTACATTACAAGCATGGTGAATGAATCGGCGGGCAAAGTGATGGATATTGCAGCAGCCAGCGAGGAGCAGGCAGCCCAGGCTGCCGAGGTGGCAAGCGCCATTGAGACGATATCTTCGTCGACGGAGGAAACGGCGGCTACAAGCGAGGAATCGGCTGCAACGGCACAATCGCTTGCCGAGCTTGCCGAAGAGCTGAACCATACCGTATCGGCCTTCAAAATCTCGTAG
- a CDS encoding DUF6612 family protein, producing MKKWTAALLGAILVMSMTACGKDNKAADDAATPPATEQGTTPSTETPAKEEPKEDALPTADELLQKSAEASQNLKSFAMKADVKQHIVVEGEEKQEQDVNMSLDSELTLEPVEMMQNVVMDSPEGKVEMKQYITEDGIYMLMDGQWMQVPKESEQEIRDSLDPSSASPEQQVEQFKTLAKDFKVTEDGDTYVLTADVSGDNLKELAKSMMSQAGNDPQMEAMMDQMDIKSIHIIYGVQKESYLPATTDLDMVMAMEAEGQKVSLDMKMKSTYSKHNEISKIEVPKEALNAK from the coding sequence TTGAAGAAGTGGACAGCAGCATTACTAGGGGCAATTTTGGTTATGAGTATGACGGCATGCGGCAAGGACAACAAAGCAGCAGACGACGCCGCAACACCGCCAGCAACAGAACAAGGGACGACTCCTTCGACAGAGACGCCAGCTAAAGAAGAACCGAAGGAGGATGCTCTTCCGACTGCTGACGAGCTTCTCCAGAAATCGGCCGAAGCTTCCCAGAATTTGAAGAGCTTTGCGATGAAAGCCGATGTTAAACAGCATATCGTGGTTGAAGGCGAAGAGAAGCAGGAGCAGGATGTTAATATGTCACTTGACTCGGAACTTACGCTCGAGCCGGTGGAGATGATGCAGAACGTCGTGATGGATTCTCCGGAAGGCAAGGTCGAGATGAAGCAGTATATAACGGAAGACGGTATTTACATGCTCATGGATGGTCAATGGATGCAGGTTCCGAAGGAATCGGAGCAGGAGATCCGCGATAGCCTGGATCCAAGCAGTGCGAGTCCGGAGCAGCAGGTAGAGCAGTTCAAGACCCTTGCTAAGGACTTCAAAGTAACGGAGGATGGAGACACATACGTCCTGACGGCGGATGTCTCCGGCGACAATCTGAAGGAGCTTGCCAAGTCCATGATGAGCCAAGCGGGCAACGATCCGCAGATGGAAGCCATGATGGATCAAATGGATATCAAGAGCATCCATATTATTTATGGCGTACAGAAGGAATCTTACCTGCCTGCAACAACCGATTTGGACATGGTGATGGCAATGGAAGCCGAAGGTCAGAAGGTATCCTTGGATATGAAAATGAAGAGCACCTACTCGAAGCATAACGAAATCAGCAAAATCGAAGTGCCGAAGGAAGCATTGAACGCGAAATAA
- a CDS encoding AraC family transcriptional regulator — protein sequence MNGSLFQQMLEEGDYVPRFYAYYYKQWMDYEMPYHQHDSTEIMYMISGVCRIDVKVGDTEKSLTLKKGEFMVLDADVPHRLIVEQAASCRMLNVEFGFMETEGRSLSLRQIAREEQEVSFLLNRPFPYLVLVDQEEVYPVLRSLVLELDQRGTEGRMMTHMLFIQLLVCIARLYDERERSEMQQSEFYIKRSVDFLHQNYDRNIQVKDVAAEVNLHPGYLHRVFRRGTGRTITEYLTMIRMEKAKMLLEQTDIPIHEISDYVGVGSRQYFHMLFKKYADTTPVEYRLRKDRNAWKYGDQDAGADKK from the coding sequence GTGAATGGCAGCTTGTTTCAGCAGATGTTAGAAGAGGGGGATTACGTCCCGCGCTTTTACGCCTATTACTATAAGCAGTGGATGGATTATGAAATGCCTTACCATCAGCATGATTCAACCGAAATTATGTATATGATCTCAGGGGTATGCCGGATTGACGTGAAGGTAGGCGATACGGAAAAGAGTCTCACGCTGAAAAAAGGGGAGTTTATGGTATTGGATGCCGATGTCCCGCATCGGTTAATCGTTGAGCAGGCGGCCTCCTGCCGAATGCTGAATGTGGAATTCGGGTTTATGGAAACTGAAGGAAGGTCACTTTCTCTTAGGCAGATTGCCCGGGAGGAGCAAGAGGTATCTTTTCTGTTGAATCGGCCGTTTCCCTACTTGGTGTTAGTGGATCAAGAGGAGGTATATCCGGTGTTAAGGAGCCTCGTCCTTGAACTTGATCAAAGAGGGACTGAGGGCAGAATGATGACGCATATGCTGTTTATTCAGCTGCTTGTATGCATCGCCCGGCTGTATGATGAAAGGGAACGTAGCGAAATGCAGCAGAGCGAGTTCTACATTAAACGAAGCGTCGATTTCTTGCATCAGAACTATGACCGCAATATTCAGGTGAAAGACGTTGCCGCTGAGGTGAATCTGCATCCCGGCTACTTGCATCGAGTATTCCGCAGAGGGACGGGCAGAACAATAACCGAGTATCTGACCATGATTCGAATGGAAAAGGCCAAAATGCTGCTGGAGCAGACGGATATCCCCATCCATGAAATATCGGATTATGTGGGTGTTGGCAGCAGACAGTATTTTCATATGTTGTTCAAGAAGTATGCGGACACCACGCCGGTGGAATATCGGCTGCGGAAGGACCGCAATGCCTGGAAATACGGTGATCAGGATGCCGGAGCAGATAAGAAGTGA
- a CDS encoding pseudouridine synthase, translating into MRINKYISKTGYCSRRETNRLIAAGRITINGKVCEKGADVESHDIVLIDGKEIPYKDSEAVYLALNKPIGIVCTAAEHVAGNIIQFIDYPSRIFAIGRLDKASEGLILLTNDGDIVNKMMRSEHNHEKEYVVTVDKPVTDEFMQAMSQGVEILDVITKPCKVYRQSEDVFRIILTQGLNLQIRRMCKALGYRVLKLERVRIMNITLDQLERGEWRHLKETELHQLLFMLN; encoded by the coding sequence ATGCGAATTAACAAATACATAAGCAAAACGGGATATTGCTCGCGCAGAGAAACCAACCGATTGATTGCAGCCGGACGCATTACAATCAATGGCAAGGTGTGTGAAAAAGGGGCGGACGTTGAGTCGCACGATATCGTGTTGATAGATGGAAAGGAAATTCCTTATAAAGATAGCGAAGCGGTTTACCTGGCTCTCAATAAACCCATCGGTATTGTCTGTACGGCAGCAGAACATGTGGCGGGAAACATTATCCAATTTATTGACTATCCATCGCGCATTTTTGCCATCGGGAGGTTGGATAAAGCCTCTGAGGGGTTGATTTTACTCACGAACGATGGAGATATTGTGAACAAAATGATGCGTTCGGAGCATAATCATGAGAAAGAATATGTGGTGACCGTGGACAAACCCGTTACGGACGAATTTATGCAAGCGATGTCTCAAGGCGTTGAAATCCTGGACGTCATAACCAAACCATGCAAGGTTTACAGGCAAAGCGAAGATGTATTTCGTATTATATTGACGCAGGGCCTTAATCTGCAAATCCGCAGAATGTGTAAAGCCTTGGGGTACAGAGTCCTGAAGCTGGAGCGTGTTCGGATTATGAATATTACACTGGATCAGCTCGAACGGGGGGAGTGGAGGCATTTGAAGGAAACGGAACTGCATCAGCTCCTGTTCATGTTGAACTAG
- a CDS encoding DUF1273 domain-containing protein has translation MENILITGYRAHELGIYNNKHQGIPYIRKAIANRLVPLLEEGLQWVITPGQYGVDLWAIEAAIELKSQYPNLKCSILTAYQNPEEQWNDDKKAYFQEVMKGVDFYAPVSKGPYQGPWQFTARDDLLLRKTDGILLVYDEDNGEASPKFIKERALKKQAADGYRFISIGSEEIQAVADEESMSQDFY, from the coding sequence TTGGAAAACATTCTGATTACCGGATATCGGGCCCACGAGCTCGGTATTTACAATAACAAACACCAAGGCATACCTTATATACGTAAGGCGATTGCCAATCGCCTGGTTCCACTGCTTGAGGAAGGCCTCCAGTGGGTCATCACGCCAGGACAATATGGCGTGGACCTATGGGCCATCGAAGCGGCTATCGAACTAAAGTCCCAATACCCCAACCTGAAATGCTCCATTCTGACGGCCTACCAGAATCCCGAGGAGCAATGGAACGACGATAAAAAAGCTTATTTTCAGGAAGTGATGAAGGGGGTAGACTTCTATGCACCCGTCAGCAAGGGCCCTTATCAGGGGCCGTGGCAGTTTACGGCCAGGGATGATCTGCTTCTCCGCAAGACCGATGGTATTCTGCTCGTGTATGACGAAGATAACGGCGAAGCCAGCCCCAAGTTCATCAAAGAGCGTGCCCTGAAGAAGCAGGCAGCCGACGGCTACCGCTTTATCAGCATCGGATCGGAGGAGATACAGGCTGTTGCAGACGAAGAGAGCATGTCGCAGGATTTTTACTAG
- a CDS encoding RNA polymerase sigma factor: protein MVAVNDASTVLSDWMESFGQDVWNYAFFLTKRKDAADDISQDVFLRAFKHWNDFQGRSSVKTWLLTITRNLSLNYLKSSYMTRVSLTGWITSKQTKPSAEKEFMDAAAVSQIWKYVLELPPKYREVLILESHYQLPRKEIAELLGISEGTIKSRLHRARARMEMMLKGEDVQ from the coding sequence ATGGTAGCCGTGAATGATGCGAGCACCGTGCTGAGTGACTGGATGGAGTCCTTCGGCCAGGACGTATGGAACTATGCATTCTTCCTAACGAAACGCAAAGATGCGGCTGACGATATCAGTCAGGACGTGTTTTTGAGAGCATTTAAGCACTGGAATGATTTTCAGGGCCGAAGCTCTGTCAAAACATGGCTGTTAACCATCACCCGCAATCTTTCCCTGAACTATCTCAAGTCTTCCTATATGACAAGGGTATCATTAACCGGCTGGATCACTTCCAAGCAGACCAAACCCTCCGCTGAAAAAGAGTTTATGGATGCCGCTGCCGTCTCGCAGATTTGGAAGTATGTGTTGGAGCTGCCGCCCAAATACCGGGAGGTGCTGATTCTTGAATCCCATTACCAGCTGCCGCGAAAAGAAATAGCGGAACTGCTCGGCATATCCGAAGGAACAATCAAATCCAGACTGCACCGGGCTCGAGCCCGAATGGAAATGATGTTGAAAGGAGAGGATGTCCAGTGA
- a CDS encoding alpha-glucosidase/alpha-galactosidase, protein MSFKVAFIGAGSIGFTRGILRDLLTVPEFRDIEVAFTDISQHNLDMVTELCQRDIIENGLSIAIQSTTDRRQALQNAKYVICTIRVGGLEAFRTDVDIPLKYGIDQCVGDTLCAGGIMYGQRGIPEMLNICRDIREVSAPDALLLNYSNPMAMLTWACNQYGGVRTIGLCHGVQHGHHQIAEVYGLKKREVDIVCAGINHQTWYIQASHQGKDLTAGLLDAFERHPEYSRTEKVRIDMLRRFGYYSTESNGHLSEYVPWYRKRPEEITEWIDLSSWINGETGGYLRVCTEGRNWFETDFPNWMKDPAMEYTPEQRGEEHGSYIIEGLETGRVYRGHFNVVNQGIISNLPDDAIIEAPGYVDRNGISMPHVGNLPLGPAAVCNASISVQRLAVEAAVHGDDKLLRQAFMMDPLVGAVCNPKEIWQLVDEMLVAGEAWLPQYAASIAEAKARLTSDNLIPTRPYEGAARLKVKTVEEMQLDREKANKNAGESDKGKDREKTLS, encoded by the coding sequence ATGTCATTTAAGGTTGCTTTTATCGGAGCGGGAAGCATCGGCTTTACCCGGGGAATTCTGCGTGACTTGTTGACTGTACCGGAGTTTAGGGATATCGAGGTCGCATTCACCGACATCAGCCAGCATAACCTGGATATGGTCACGGAATTGTGTCAGCGGGACATTATCGAGAATGGGCTGTCGATTGCGATTCAGTCCACCACGGATCGACGACAAGCCCTGCAGAATGCCAAATATGTCATCTGCACCATTCGCGTGGGTGGATTGGAGGCGTTTCGCACGGATGTGGACATTCCGCTGAAATACGGCATCGATCAGTGCGTAGGCGACACGCTCTGTGCAGGCGGCATTATGTATGGCCAGCGGGGAATCCCCGAGATGCTGAACATTTGCCGGGATATTCGCGAGGTGAGCGCGCCAGATGCACTGCTGCTGAACTATTCGAACCCGATGGCTATGCTGACATGGGCATGCAATCAGTATGGCGGCGTGCGGACGATTGGTTTATGTCATGGCGTGCAGCATGGGCATCACCAAATCGCCGAGGTGTACGGTCTAAAGAAACGGGAGGTCGATATTGTCTGTGCCGGAATTAACCATCAGACTTGGTATATTCAAGCCTCGCATCAAGGCAAGGATTTGACGGCTGGACTGCTGGATGCGTTCGAACGGCATCCGGAGTACAGCAGGACTGAGAAGGTTCGCATCGATATGCTGCGACGTTTTGGGTATTACAGCACCGAGTCCAACGGCCATCTAAGCGAATATGTTCCTTGGTACCGTAAACGGCCGGAGGAAATTACGGAGTGGATCGACCTCAGCAGCTGGATAAACGGAGAGACGGGCGGATATTTGCGAGTCTGTACCGAGGGACGCAACTGGTTCGAGACCGATTTCCCGAACTGGATGAAAGATCCGGCTATGGAGTACACGCCGGAGCAACGAGGAGAGGAACATGGCTCCTACATTATTGAAGGCTTGGAAACCGGCCGGGTATACCGGGGCCATTTTAATGTGGTGAATCAGGGCATTATCTCCAATCTGCCGGATGATGCAATCATTGAGGCGCCGGGTTACGTGGACCGCAACGGCATTTCCATGCCGCATGTAGGGAATTTGCCGTTAGGGCCGGCTGCCGTGTGCAACGCAAGCATATCCGTGCAACGGCTAGCGGTTGAAGCGGCGGTTCACGGAGATGACAAGCTGCTTCGTCAGGCATTTATGATGGATCCGCTGGTCGGTGCGGTATGTAATCCGAAGGAAATTTGGCAGCTGGTCGATGAAATGCTGGTAGCCGGTGAAGCCTGGCTCCCTCAGTATGCGGCTTCGATCGCTGAAGCGAAGGCACGGCTAACATCTGACAATCTGATACCCACCCGTCCGTATGAAGGAGCAGCGAGACTCAAGGTGAAGACGGTGGAGGAGATGCAGCTCGACCGGGAGAAGGCGAACAAAAACGCAGGTGAATCCGACAAAGGGAAGGATCGCGAAAAAACGTTAAGCTGA